From Deinococcus aquaticus, one genomic window encodes:
- a CDS encoding M28 family metallopeptidase produces the protein MPRPLHPLPTRPPVPAWKVLLPVLLAGGVGWGAWHAASRPVNPPAQAGAQRISAAQDWEALMRFGPRQTGSEGLSRSLDWAQAQFEALGYRVTRQALPDRVPMPVQREAAVQVSGPGGPQTLNGEALLGVQTAEQTGTLVRLPPGVTDEQLDGLLGKLAVTTCPDGPWRDLTDRALNAGLLGLVIVNDCPRPPAYSPLGNVALPVLSVTPGVGRALLAQVGREVTFITTVRTQDTPAWNLIAARVDAAPEVLFGAHLDSVPGSPGANDNASGVLAVLNAARQAAGTPLAGRAWFVLFSAEEQGLLGSRAFVRAHAYPLRHTRAMLNFDMVGVNAAPLGIDAHPDLLTLARRVRPDLRAFRDAPTTSRETFGRSSSITGRSDYLPFKQVGVRTAFLYRGEDPHYHRPTDTTLNPALAVDAADLGAQLAQAALDAPWTPREPCGITGRNCQ, from the coding sequence ATGCCCAGACCGCTGCACCCGCTGCCCACCCGGCCTCCTGTTCCCGCCTGGAAGGTGTTGCTGCCTGTCTTGCTGGCCGGGGGCGTGGGCTGGGGCGCCTGGCACGCGGCGTCCCGACCGGTCAATCCGCCTGCGCAGGCCGGGGCACAGCGCATCAGCGCCGCGCAGGACTGGGAGGCGCTGATGCGCTTCGGCCCGCGCCAGACTGGCAGTGAGGGCCTTTCCCGCAGCCTGGACTGGGCGCAGGCGCAGTTCGAGGCGCTCGGGTACCGCGTGACCCGTCAGGCCCTCCCGGACCGCGTACCCATGCCGGTGCAGCGGGAGGCGGCCGTGCAGGTCAGTGGCCCCGGCGGCCCGCAGACCCTGAACGGCGAGGCCCTGCTGGGCGTGCAGACGGCCGAGCAGACCGGCACTCTGGTGCGCCTGCCGCCCGGCGTGACCGACGAGCAACTGGATGGCCTGCTGGGCAAACTGGCCGTCACGACCTGCCCGGACGGCCCGTGGCGGGACCTGACCGACCGCGCCCTGAACGCCGGCCTGCTGGGGCTGGTCATCGTGAACGACTGCCCGCGCCCGCCCGCGTACAGCCCGCTGGGCAACGTGGCCCTGCCGGTCCTGAGCGTCACGCCCGGTGTGGGCCGCGCCCTGCTCGCCCAGGTGGGCCGCGAGGTCACGTTCATCACCACCGTCCGCACGCAGGACACGCCCGCCTGGAACCTGATCGCGGCCCGCGTGGACGCCGCGCCGGAGGTGCTGTTCGGCGCGCACCTGGACAGCGTGCCCGGCAGTCCCGGCGCGAACGACAACGCCAGCGGCGTGCTGGCCGTCCTGAACGCCGCCCGGCAGGCGGCCGGCACGCCTCTGGCTGGCCGCGCGTGGTTCGTGCTGTTCAGCGCCGAGGAACAGGGCCTGCTGGGCAGCCGCGCCTTCGTGCGCGCCCACGCCTATCCGCTGCGGCACACGCGCGCCATGCTGAACTTCGACATGGTCGGTGTGAACGCCGCGCCACTGGGCATCGACGCGCACCCGGACCTGCTGACCCTGGCCCGCCGGGTCCGCCCGGACCTGCGCGCCTTCCGGGACGCGCCCACCACCAGCCGCGAAACCTTCGGGCGGTCCTCGTCCATCACGGGCCGCAGCGACTACCTGCCGTTCAAGCAGGTGGGCGTGCGCACCGCCTTCCTGTACCGGGGCGAGGACCCGCACTACCACCGACCCACCGACACGACCCTGAACCCCGCGCTGGCCGTGGACGCCGCCGACCTGGGCGCGCAGCTCGCGCAAGCAGCGCTGGACGCCCCCTGGACGCCCAGGGAACCGTGCGGCATCACGGGCCGCAACTGCCAGTAG
- a CDS encoding ribonuclease HII has translation MAAPPSVTPDWSFEREHWRRGHFRVAGVDEAGRGAWAGPVTVAAVILPGSAAEYPFRDSKQLSAAQREQYAQVVREVALSWAVEHAWPDEIDRLNILGATHAAAHRALARLDPAPQALVTDYLKLRVSVPLSAPPRADALSYSVAAASLLAKTERDRVMLELDAQHPGYGFAGHKGYGAPAHRAALHEHGVTDAHRRSFAPIRALLSEPASLFSDSLFGDPG, from the coding sequence ATGGCTGCCCCCCCGAGCGTGACTCCCGACTGGTCTTTCGAGCGTGAGCACTGGCGGCGCGGGCACTTCCGCGTGGCGGGCGTGGACGAGGCCGGGCGGGGCGCGTGGGCCGGGCCGGTCACGGTGGCGGCCGTGATCCTGCCCGGCTCGGCCGCCGAGTACCCGTTCCGGGACAGCAAGCAGCTGAGTGCCGCGCAGCGCGAGCAGTACGCGCAGGTGGTGCGTGAGGTCGCGCTCAGCTGGGCGGTCGAGCACGCCTGGCCGGACGAGATCGACCGCCTGAACATCCTGGGAGCAACGCACGCCGCCGCGCACCGCGCCCTGGCGCGGCTGGACCCGGCCCCGCAGGCGCTCGTCACGGATTACCTGAAGTTGCGCGTCAGCGTGCCCCTCAGCGCCCCGCCCCGGGCGGACGCCCTGAGTTACTCGGTCGCGGCGGCCAGTCTGCTTGCCAAGACCGAACGCGACCGCGTAATGCTGGAACTCGACGCCCAGCACCCGGGCTACGGGTTTGCCGGGCACAAGGGGTACGGCGCGCCCGCCCACCGCGCCGCACTGCATGAACACGGCGTGACCGACGCGCACCGCCGGAGTTTCGCGCCCATCCGCGCGCTGCTGAGCGAACCGGCGTCCCTGTTCAGCGACTCCCTGTTCGGCGACCCGGGCTGA
- the rpoD gene encoding RNA polymerase sigma factor RpoD: MADSPTVRTRKKVEAPTDGAAPAPKPVRPRARVAAGTPVKDSAAPAADTAPMAAKAAPVKEVPAKEAPVKAAAVKPVAASAPETAAPSAEAPAPKPARAARATAKPKAPAADADAAPAEPKAAEPKAKAPAKPRAAAKPKKTDAAPAAPARTPGKVTSRAAKPAAKSAPAAGGVAEKPYYSHASIQELLKGGRAAGVLASEDIATALAAALEANGLDPESPDAFEDMQLYLGSINIEVQDLDEDEDDADADTDDSPVAAASASRQQEDDEEKYFDDMPRAVSNDPVRQYLHEIGRVPLLTLEEEIALARRIEEGEEARKILDEDLELDDRGRRRLMRQMEDGAAARQGLIEANLRLVVSIAKKYTGRGLGFLDLIQEGNQGLIRAVEKFEYRRRYKFSTYATWWIRQAINRAIADQARTIRIPVHMVETINKLTRTARQLQQELSREATYEEIAEAMGPGWDATKVEEVQKVSQEPVSLETPIGDEKDSFYGDFIPDENLDSPVENAAKTLLSEELEKALSKLTEREAMVLKFRKGLVDGREHTLEEVGQRFSVTRERIRQIENKALRKLKYHESRTRKLRDFLD; this comes from the coding sequence ATGGCAGATTCCCCCACCGTCCGCACCCGTAAGAAAGTCGAAGCGCCCACCGACGGCGCCGCGCCCGCACCCAAGCCGGTGCGCCCGCGCGCCCGCGTGGCCGCCGGCACGCCCGTCAAGGACAGCGCCGCCCCTGCCGCCGACACTGCCCCCATGGCCGCTAAAGCAGCCCCGGTCAAGGAAGTGCCTGCCAAGGAAGCGCCCGTCAAGGCCGCTGCCGTGAAACCCGTGGCGGCCAGCGCCCCCGAAACGGCCGCGCCCAGCGCCGAGGCTCCCGCGCCGAAACCGGCCCGCGCCGCTCGCGCCACCGCGAAACCCAAGGCCCCGGCCGCCGACGCCGACGCTGCTCCGGCCGAGCCGAAAGCCGCCGAACCGAAGGCCAAGGCGCCCGCCAAGCCCCGCGCGGCCGCCAAACCCAAGAAGACCGACGCGGCCCCCGCCGCTCCGGCCCGCACGCCCGGCAAGGTCACCTCGCGCGCCGCGAAACCGGCCGCGAAATCCGCCCCGGCCGCCGGTGGCGTCGCCGAGAAACCGTACTACTCGCACGCCAGTATTCAGGAACTCCTGAAGGGCGGCCGCGCCGCCGGGGTGCTGGCCAGCGAGGACATCGCCACCGCCCTGGCCGCCGCGCTGGAAGCCAACGGCCTGGACCCCGAAAGCCCCGACGCCTTCGAGGACATGCAGCTGTACCTGGGGTCCATCAACATCGAGGTGCAGGACCTCGATGAGGACGAGGACGACGCGGACGCCGACACGGACGACAGCCCCGTCGCGGCCGCCTCCGCCTCGCGCCAGCAGGAAGACGACGAGGAGAAGTACTTCGACGACATGCCCCGCGCAGTCAGCAACGACCCCGTGCGGCAGTACCTGCACGAGATCGGCCGCGTGCCCCTGCTGACCCTTGAGGAGGAAATTGCGCTGGCCCGCCGCATTGAGGAAGGCGAGGAAGCCCGCAAGATTCTCGACGAGGACCTGGAACTCGACGACCGCGGCCGCCGCCGCCTGATGCGCCAGATGGAAGACGGCGCCGCCGCCCGCCAGGGCCTGATCGAGGCCAACCTGCGCCTCGTGGTCTCCATCGCCAAGAAGTACACCGGGCGCGGCCTGGGCTTCCTGGATCTGATTCAGGAAGGCAACCAGGGCCTGATCCGCGCGGTCGAGAAGTTCGAGTACCGCCGCCGCTACAAGTTCAGCACGTACGCCACGTGGTGGATCCGTCAGGCCATCAACCGCGCCATCGCCGATCAGGCGCGCACCATCCGCATCCCGGTGCACATGGTCGAGACGATCAACAAACTCACCCGCACCGCCCGGCAGCTCCAGCAGGAACTGTCGCGCGAGGCGACGTACGAGGAGATCGCCGAGGCCATGGGTCCCGGCTGGGACGCCACCAAGGTCGAGGAAGTGCAGAAGGTCAGCCAGGAACCCGTGTCCCTGGAAACCCCCATCGGTGACGAGAAGGACTCCTTCTACGGCGACTTCATTCCGGACGAGAACCTCGACAGCCCGGTCGAGAACGCCGCCAAGACCCTCCTGAGTGAGGAACTGGAAAAGGCGCTGAGCAAACTCACCGAGCGCGAGGCGATGGTCCTGAAGTTCCGCAAGGGCCTCGTGGACGGCCGCGAGCACACCCTGGAGGAGGTCGGGCAGCGCTTCAGCGTGACCCGCGAACGCATCCGCCAGATCGAGAACAAGGCGCTGCGCAAGCTGAAGTACCACGAGAGCCGTACCCGCAAGCTCCGCGACTTCCTGGACTGA
- a CDS encoding class I SAM-dependent methyltransferase produces MTSRPKQKIRLNRPSGAASPPTGSGPRSTAAPAQAAPYTDVRRARLPEKLDRLTVLTKPGVRGFPDVDAAQALLAQTMRRDRVRGDLLDLSAMGGLIGALDSVKLRAVEGSAAALTVLQAAGLDAHPAIPGDNLLERWPERARTVCVVLAGDRGNAYAEAQVAWAHACTPPGGTLYIAGDRDKGFDRYVRAAGKAFGAGETIARDGGMRVAKLVRRPGPTPPQPGSETFEAFGVSVVGLPGVFSAGKPDKATTLMLGALDALDLDGLDVLDLGCGTGIIGAWAARRGANVTLVDGDLQSVRSAQATLTASGLTGEAIHSDVDAALGERTFDVILTNPPFHVGRGVVLDVAREFIAAAARRLRPGGTVHLVANEPLPYEADLGVIGPVRETLREGGFKVLSVTRA; encoded by the coding sequence GTGACGAGCAGGCCCAAGCAGAAGATCAGACTCAACCGACCCTCCGGGGCCGCCTCTCCTCCCACCGGTTCCGGCCCCAGGAGTACCGCCGCGCCCGCCCAGGCCGCGCCGTACACGGACGTCCGGCGCGCGCGTCTGCCCGAGAAACTCGATCGGCTGACCGTGCTGACCAAACCCGGCGTGCGCGGTTTCCCTGACGTGGACGCCGCGCAGGCACTGCTGGCCCAGACCATGCGCCGAGACCGCGTGCGCGGCGACCTGCTGGACCTGAGCGCCATGGGCGGCCTGATCGGCGCGCTCGACAGCGTGAAGCTGCGCGCCGTGGAAGGCAGCGCCGCCGCCCTGACGGTCCTGCAGGCCGCCGGACTGGACGCCCACCCCGCCATTCCCGGCGACAACCTACTGGAGCGCTGGCCGGAGCGCGCCCGCACCGTGTGCGTCGTGCTGGCCGGCGACCGTGGCAACGCCTACGCCGAGGCGCAGGTCGCCTGGGCGCACGCCTGCACCCCGCCCGGCGGGACGCTGTACATCGCCGGGGACCGCGACAAGGGCTTCGACCGCTACGTGCGCGCCGCCGGGAAGGCCTTCGGGGCCGGCGAGACCATCGCCCGCGACGGCGGGATGCGCGTGGCGAAACTGGTGCGCCGCCCCGGCCCCACGCCCCCGCAACCCGGCTCCGAGACCTTCGAGGCGTTCGGCGTGAGCGTCGTCGGACTGCCCGGCGTGTTCAGCGCCGGGAAGCCCGACAAGGCCACCACCCTGATGCTGGGCGCGCTGGACGCCCTGGATCTCGACGGCCTGGACGTGCTGGACCTGGGCTGCGGGACCGGCATCATCGGCGCGTGGGCGGCGCGGCGCGGCGCGAACGTCACGCTGGTCGACGGCGACCTGCAGAGCGTCCGCAGCGCGCAGGCGACCCTGACCGCGTCCGGCCTGACCGGCGAGGCCATCCACTCGGACGTGGACGCCGCGCTGGGCGAACGCACCTTCGACGTGATCCTCACCAACCCGCCCTTCCACGTGGGCCGGGGCGTGGTGCTGGACGTGGCCCGCGAGTTCATCGCGGCCGCCGCGCGCCGCCTGCGTCCGGGCGGCACGGTGCACCTCGTGGCGAACGAGCCGCTGCCGTACGAGGCGGACCTGGGCGTGATCGGCCCGGTCCGCGAGACGCTGCGTGAAGGCGGTTTCAAGGTCCTCTCGGTCACGCGCGCCTGA
- a CDS encoding GNAT family N-acetyltransferase codes for MPRSLAFHTDLTLRRNEGSVIQQDAGHVVICSPDNPTFWWGNFLLMPAPPQPGELRRWEELFSRAFPDADWRSFGVDTAHSDSVNVSEWQAAGYEVLRDTVLTAAHTVPSGRSRAASRDVQFRPVHSDADWEAAAQLRMAVNAEGPNPIEAAGYEVFVKRKLAAYRAVQAGGRGALFAAFDRSGAALSSLGIFDAGGAVARYQSVETHPAYRSRGLAGTLVHAAAEWAHMMMGTRTLVIVADPDYHAQALYERAGFRPTETQLSFQKRPPAP; via the coding sequence GTGCCCCGATCGCTCGCCTTTCACACGGACCTCACGCTGCGCCGCAACGAGGGCAGCGTGATCCAGCAGGACGCCGGGCACGTCGTCATCTGCTCGCCGGACAATCCCACGTTCTGGTGGGGCAATTTCCTGCTGATGCCCGCCCCGCCGCAGCCCGGCGAACTGCGCCGCTGGGAGGAGCTGTTCAGCCGCGCCTTCCCGGACGCCGACTGGCGCAGCTTCGGCGTGGACACCGCGCACAGCGATTCCGTGAACGTCAGCGAATGGCAGGCCGCCGGGTACGAGGTCCTGCGCGACACGGTCCTGACCGCCGCCCATACCGTCCCGTCCGGGCGGAGCCGCGCCGCCTCGCGCGACGTGCAGTTCCGGCCGGTGCATTCGGACGCCGACTGGGAGGCCGCCGCGCAGCTGCGCATGGCCGTGAATGCCGAGGGCCCCAACCCCATCGAGGCGGCCGGGTACGAGGTGTTCGTGAAACGCAAACTGGCCGCCTACCGCGCCGTGCAGGCCGGCGGGCGTGGCGCGCTGTTCGCCGCCTTCGACCGCAGCGGGGCCGCCCTGAGTTCCCTGGGTATCTTCGACGCCGGGGGGGCCGTGGCCCGCTACCAGAGCGTCGAAACGCACCCCGCGTACCGTTCGCGCGGACTGGCCGGCACCCTGGTCCACGCGGCCGCCGAATGGGCGCACATGATGATGGGTACCCGCACGCTGGTCATCGTGGCCGATCCCGACTACCACGCGCAGGCCCTGTACGAACGCGCCGGCTTCCGCCCCACCGAGACGCAACTGTCGTTCCAGAAACGCCCCCCGGCCCCCTGA
- a CDS encoding DUF4129 domain-containing protein: protein MNAAPLGVTVPPWTAFGLALLPLCLAGLLPLWSVAALCALFALGVRWPAWVQARVLGTQLLIGLGMLSGLPGSLGDGAALVRLAGLYLLASLGGFALSAAAHALEDGRRRALLVPLALGLLGPQVGVLLALLGGALARPGPDARRTDLTPPEPARRWWVTLALGVAPLLLLALLLPTPAAGPDGRDVAGSPPVSGAAPDASTSGLAPSSGGRAAGAPLLQPFQPPVILNLGQSGLPVELMLLGGLLLAGAALSVPALRRARGQPPHPAEWLMVAGLLLTGLLWVVAAVLLYLGESGGSAALLPAAREAEGRPGAGGGPASVDAAHVINLSWLMPTLTWATLALVLALAGALLWLRRQGTPDPAPPGDPPEVPADAPATQTAATHRVREAYRAAQTALSTAGWPRSASETPAAYAARLGALHAPLAGPLATLTAAYEPVRYGGRLTDEDATQAEQAADLLTRALPPAPTKDTP from the coding sequence TTGAACGCCGCGCCTCTGGGCGTTACGGTCCCGCCCTGGACGGCCTTCGGGCTGGCGCTGCTGCCCCTGTGTCTGGCCGGCCTGCTGCCGCTCTGGTCGGTGGCGGCGCTGTGCGCTCTGTTCGCGCTGGGCGTGCGCTGGCCCGCCTGGGTGCAGGCGCGCGTGCTGGGCACGCAACTGCTGATCGGGCTGGGGATGCTCTCCGGCCTGCCCGGCAGTCTGGGTGACGGGGCGGCGCTGGTGCGGCTGGCCGGGCTGTACCTGCTGGCCAGCCTGGGCGGCTTTGCCCTGAGCGCCGCCGCGCACGCCCTAGAGGACGGCCGCCGCCGCGCCCTGCTGGTTCCGCTCGCACTGGGCCTGCTGGGCCCGCAGGTGGGTGTGTTGCTGGCCCTGCTGGGCGGCGCGCTGGCCCGCCCCGGACCGGACGCCCGCCGCACCGACCTGACCCCCCCGGAACCTGCGCGCCGCTGGTGGGTGACGCTGGCGCTGGGAGTCGCGCCGCTCCTGCTGCTGGCGCTGCTTCTGCCCACACCCGCGGCCGGACCGGATGGCCGGGACGTGGCTGGCTCCCCACCCGTCAGTGGGGCGGCGCCCGACGCCTCCACTTCAGGCCTCGCCCCGTCATCCGGTGGCCGGGCGGCCGGAGCGCCGCTGCTGCAACCCTTCCAGCCGCCCGTGATCCTGAACCTGGGTCAGTCGGGCCTGCCGGTGGAACTCATGCTGCTGGGCGGCCTGCTGCTGGCGGGCGCGGCCCTGAGCGTGCCCGCCCTGCGGCGCGCCCGTGGGCAGCCTCCCCACCCGGCCGAGTGGCTGATGGTGGCGGGCCTGTTGCTGACGGGCCTGCTGTGGGTGGTGGCGGCCGTCCTGCTGTACCTGGGCGAGTCGGGCGGTTCGGCGGCGCTTCTGCCGGCCGCGCGGGAAGCGGAGGGTCGGCCGGGAGCCGGGGGTGGCCCTGCCAGCGTGGACGCGGCGCACGTGATCAACCTGTCCTGGCTGATGCCCACGCTGACCTGGGCCACCCTGGCGCTGGTGCTCGCGCTGGCCGGGGCGCTGCTGTGGCTGCGGCGCCAGGGCACCCCGGACCCGGCCCCGCCCGGCGACCCGCCGGAAGTGCCCGCCGACGCGCCCGCCACCCAGACCGCCGCCACGCACCGGGTCCGCGAGGCGTACCGCGCCGCGCAGACTGCTCTGAGCACTGCCGGCTGGCCGCGTTCCGCCTCCGAGACACCCGCCGCTTATGCCGCCCGCCTGGGCGCGCTGCACGCCCCGCTGGCCGGCCCGCTTGCCACGCTGACCGCCGCGTACGAACCCGTCCGCTACGGCGGCCGCCTGACCGACGAGGACGCCACCCAGGCCGAACAGGCCGCCGACCTCCTGACCCGCGCCCTGCCCCCCGCACCCACCAAGGACACCCCATGA